The Desulfovibrio subterraneus genome has a window encoding:
- the mdtI gene encoding multidrug/spermidine efflux SMR transporter subunit MdtI, with the protein MDTLTSLFSAGLLLVMLAAVLDVTANLLLAKSEGFRIRRYGLLALVAVGLAFTSLSYAVRTMDLAVAYAMWGGFGILGTSLGGWMLFGQRLKASAWAGMALLVFGLSILHAS; encoded by the coding sequence ATGGATACTCTGACCTCTCTCTTTTCTGCGGGGCTTCTGCTGGTCATGCTGGCCGCAGTGCTGGACGTGACCGCCAACCTGCTGCTGGCCAAGTCCGAAGGATTCCGCATCCGCCGCTACGGGCTGCTCGCCCTTGTCGCCGTGGGACTTGCCTTCACCTCGCTTTCCTATGCCGTGCGCACCATGGACCTTGCCGTGGCCTATGCCATGTGGGGCGGGTTCGGCATACTGGGTACATCGCTCGGGGGCTGGATGCTGTTCGGACAGCGCCTCAAGGCCAGCGCATGGGCAGGCATGGCTCTGCTGGTCTTCGGCCTTTCCATCCTGCATGCAAGCTAG
- a CDS encoding DMT family transporter, with the protein MSAVRAYHWMCLVGAIVFEVAGTTIMKAAQSWSIPYGAQLGIAAMLAFIGLSYYLLSLATTALPVGVAFAFWEGLGLFFITLSSVLLLGEDMTLTRFAALCAVAAGVLLVHHGTAGGDTGGSGPSGNGQDSDNHEAAASEGRR; encoded by the coding sequence ATGTCTGCCGTACGCGCATATCACTGGATGTGCCTTGTGGGTGCCATTGTCTTTGAAGTGGCAGGCACCACCATAATGAAGGCCGCCCAGAGCTGGAGCATTCCTTATGGTGCACAGCTCGGCATTGCGGCCATGCTCGCCTTCATCGGGCTATCCTACTATCTGCTTTCGCTGGCAACCACAGCCCTGCCCGTGGGCGTGGCCTTTGCCTTCTGGGAAGGGCTCGGGCTCTTCTTCATCACCCTTTCGAGCGTTCTGCTGCTGGGAGAGGACATGACTCTCACCCGCTTTGCAGCCCTGTGCGCCGTGGCTGCCGGAGTCTTGCTGGTGCACCACGGCACGGCCGGCGGAGATACCGGCGGCTCAGGCCCCTCCGGCAACGGGCAGGATTCAGACAATCATGAAGCAGCCGCAAGCGAAGGAAGGCGCTGA
- a CDS encoding iron-containing alcohol dehydrogenase → MNSFTYANPTAILFGKGQIASIAGLIASDHKVLLVYGGGSIKRNGIYDQVTAALGKHAWIEFSGVEPNPCVETLDKAVELARREKVTFILAVGGGSVIDGCKYIAAAVCHTGDAWDIVAGRHIVTNALPIGAVLTIPATGSESNSGAVVSRANTHEKCVFRSPLFFPQFAVLDPDVVKSLPERQLANGIADAFVHVCEQYITYPCGGMVQDGYSEALLRTLVSLTAQFADRDNDTWRGNLMWAANQALNGLIGAGMPRDFATHMIGHELTAMFGMDHARTLAVVQPQLLRHQMDNKREKLEQMGRNVFMLTEGMQDGFDLAERTVQATERLYHSLGISTRLADYGVTDSAFIETVIRNLKNHGLEALGERGAVTPDVCRRILTDAM, encoded by the coding sequence ATGAACAGCTTCACCTATGCCAACCCCACAGCCATTCTGTTCGGCAAGGGGCAGATAGCCTCCATTGCCGGTCTCATAGCTTCCGACCACAAGGTGCTTCTTGTTTACGGCGGCGGCTCCATCAAACGGAACGGCATATACGATCAAGTCACCGCGGCGCTCGGCAAGCATGCGTGGATAGAGTTTTCCGGTGTCGAACCCAACCCCTGCGTGGAAACGCTGGACAAGGCCGTGGAACTTGCACGGCGCGAAAAGGTGACGTTCATCCTTGCCGTGGGCGGCGGTTCGGTCATCGACGGGTGCAAATACATAGCCGCAGCTGTCTGCCACACTGGCGATGCCTGGGATATTGTGGCAGGCAGGCATATCGTGACAAATGCTCTGCCCATCGGTGCCGTGCTCACCATTCCGGCCACCGGCTCGGAATCCAACAGCGGCGCGGTGGTTTCACGGGCAAATACCCACGAGAAATGCGTGTTTCGCTCGCCCCTGTTCTTCCCCCAATTTGCGGTGCTTGATCCTGACGTGGTGAAAAGCCTTCCGGAACGCCAACTGGCAAACGGCATTGCCGATGCCTTTGTGCATGTGTGCGAACAGTATATCACCTACCCCTGCGGCGGCATGGTGCAGGACGGCTACAGCGAAGCCCTGCTGCGCACGCTTGTCAGCCTCACCGCGCAGTTTGCCGACCGCGACAATGACACATGGCGCGGCAACCTCATGTGGGCTGCCAATCAGGCATTGAACGGGCTTATCGGTGCGGGCATGCCCCGCGACTTTGCCACGCACATGATCGGCCATGAACTGACCGCCATGTTCGGCATGGACCACGCCCGCACGCTGGCCGTGGTGCAGCCACAGCTGCTACGGCACCAGATGGACAACAAGCGGGAAAAACTGGAACAGATGGGCCGCAACGTGTTTATGCTCACCGAAGGCATGCAGGACGGCTTTGACCTTGCGGAGCGCACCGTTCAGGCCACTGAGCGCCTGTACCACTCGCTCGGCATATCCACCCGCCTAGCGGACTACGGCGTTACCGACAGTGCATTCATCGAAACCGTTATCCGGAACCTGAAAAACCACGGTCTTGAAGCACTCGGGGAACGGGGAGCCGTTACACCGGACGTGTGCCGACGGATTCTTACCGACGCCATGTAG
- a CDS encoding class I fructose-bisphosphate aldolase has protein sequence MIGILRKLKRFFPTPSGRAVLLSLDHGANEGMLSGLNRMPELLEHIATRNVQGVVLNKGYARAHGLSLPPSLPLVMQLSAGTRHGLPAWNKALVCSIPEALRLGADAVSVQINIGNELEDRMLADFGSVTEEAHQHGLPVMAVIYAKGERIVKELDPSLISHCIRLGGELGADLVSVPYSGDRQSFARAVQSCPAPVLVAGGPGHPNPENLLNMIGEALECGASGVSIGRNVFQQENPQEVLDNLIALVHSLPPDEADTESGAEAEQLAPEQGA, from the coding sequence ATGATCGGTATTCTGCGCAAACTAAAACGTTTTTTCCCCACCCCCAGCGGCAGGGCTGTTCTGCTTTCCCTTGATCACGGCGCAAACGAAGGCATGCTCAGCGGTCTGAACCGCATGCCCGAACTGCTGGAACACATTGCCACCCGCAACGTGCAGGGCGTGGTGCTGAACAAGGGCTACGCCCGCGCGCACGGCCTGAGCCTGCCGCCCAGCCTGCCTCTGGTCATGCAGCTTTCTGCAGGCACCCGCCACGGCCTGCCCGCGTGGAACAAGGCGCTGGTCTGTTCCATACCGGAAGCTCTGCGCCTCGGTGCAGACGCGGTGTCTGTGCAGATCAACATCGGCAATGAGCTTGAAGACCGTATGCTGGCCGACTTCGGCTCCGTCACGGAAGAAGCCCACCAGCACGGCCTGCCCGTCATGGCTGTAATCTATGCCAAGGGCGAACGCATCGTGAAGGAGCTGGACCCCAGCCTCATCAGCCACTGCATCCGGCTGGGCGGGGAACTGGGAGCCGATCTGGTTTCCGTGCCGTACTCCGGTGACAGGCAGAGCTTTGCCCGTGCCGTGCAGTCCTGCCCTGCCCCCGTGCTGGTAGCTGGCGGACCGGGCCACCCGAATCCGGAAAACCTGTTGAACATGATCGGTGAAGCGCTGGAATGCGGCGCATCCGGTGTGAGCATCGGCCGCAATGTCTTCCAGCAGGAAAACCCGCAGGAAGTGCTGGACAACCTCATAGCGCTGGTTCACTCGCTGCCCCCTGACGAGGCTGATACCGAATCCGGCGCAGAAGCCGAGCAGCTGGCACCGGAACAGGGCGCGTAG
- a CDS encoding tRNA1(Val) (adenine(37)-N6)-methyltransferase, producing MSHPLQPDTALCTPDTVPAAQDAAAHARIQFPRGLYQPEGSFRFAMDALLLARFALPASGSRKECTVADLGTGCGVVALAMLLDAPSMIATGLDIDPALAAAAQTNAASLGLADRFAARTGNLADVRTMLAAETFDLVVSNPPYRRADQGRHSATQLRTNALFETAGGLETFVSAAGYLVRNKGRFCCIYPAERLTELMTALAAARLEPKHLRLVHSKQDREAVLVLLEARKNANSGCIIHPPLILYSGEGEATTLTPQALAFCPHLACNARGHHQIGDSA from the coding sequence GTGTCTCATCCCCTGCAGCCTGACACAGCTTTATGCACACCGGACACAGTTCCCGCCGCGCAGGATGCGGCAGCCCATGCGCGCATCCAGTTTCCGCGCGGGCTGTACCAGCCGGAAGGTTCGTTCCGTTTTGCCATGGACGCCCTGCTGCTTGCCCGTTTTGCCCTGCCCGCCTCCGGCAGCCGGAAGGAATGCACCGTCGCGGACCTCGGCACGGGCTGCGGCGTAGTCGCGCTGGCCATGCTGCTTGACGCGCCGAGCATGATCGCAACCGGACTCGACATAGACCCGGCACTTGCCGCCGCAGCACAGACCAACGCGGCATCACTGGGCCTTGCAGACCGCTTTGCCGCCCGCACCGGCAACCTTGCAGACGTGCGAACCATGCTTGCCGCAGAAACTTTTGATCTCGTGGTGAGCAACCCGCCCTACCGCCGCGCAGATCAGGGCAGGCATTCCGCCACGCAGCTGCGCACCAACGCCCTGTTCGAAACGGCAGGAGGACTGGAAACATTTGTCAGTGCAGCAGGTTATCTGGTACGTAACAAAGGCAGGTTCTGCTGCATCTATCCGGCGGAACGGCTGACAGAACTCATGACCGCCCTTGCCGCCGCACGGCTTGAACCGAAACACCTGCGCCTTGTCCATTCCAAACAGGACAGGGAGGCAGTTCTGGTGTTGCTGGAAGCGCGAAAAAACGCTAACTCCGGCTGCATCATTCATCCCCCGCTCATCCTGTACTCGGGCGAGGGCGAGGCAACCACCCTTACGCCTCAAGCGCTGGCATTCTGCCCGCACCTTGCCTGCAATGCACGCGGGCATCACCAAATCGGAGATTCTGCATGA
- a CDS encoding UvrD-helicase domain-containing protein codes for MKQFRADLHIHSRFSRATSKKLSPRYLAAWSRIKGLDVLGTGDFTHPEWLNELEEQLVQDSATGLFRLKDDRRLDHEVPEFAGTPFSGRALFMLQGEISSIYKRGGKVRKVHNLVFMPTIEAARTFSNKLAEVGNITSDGRPILGLDSRNLLEMVLETHPLAFLVPAHIWTPWFSLFGSKSGFDTIEECFGDLSSEIFALETGLSSDPEMNWLWSHLDRFRLISNSDAHSGDNLGRECNLFSGEMSYEGIYRSLRGEALGHKFLGTLEFFPEEGKYHLDGHRKCGVVMEPGETRSRDGKCPVCGKPLTVGVLNRVLELADRQVPKQPASQPGFASLVPLPELIGEILDVGPKTKKAMGMFSRAIRLLGPELTILRDVPEEDIRKVNPLLAEGVMRIRRGEVLRQPGYDGEYGVVRVFSRKERDSFLKGATLVDLPDRDAAIGKGAANGLTAEEAAQRTPVFASALKERQAGADVSQSSAASAAASSAIDDALLEFSFDVSEEEAQEAPLLPGMPELVAPRAPSIVYNEGQKQAIAAGPQPVLVMAGPGTGKTRTLVGRIMRLLDQGVSPRHILALTFTRRAAREMEERLVLALGSGQATPRADTLHALAFEYWQHSYDDAPTLLSEEGARRVFAEANPEETGQRIRDAWDAINLCRERMEVCTLEYHDMFVNYSALKDSWNLADYTDLLEFWLEQVDAGVYSCPFTQVLVDEIQDLSPLQLALIRKLVPEGGQGFFGIGDPDQSIYGFRGAHGDVLGFLQEAWPTLEVIRLTECYRSAQAVLDLAASLMARNGAPQPLAAMRALPSDLRMFEAHSPEAEASWIGEQIRGLIGATSHSLKDAESGERLLGGELSPGDVAVLVRFKALVDPIQRTLSRLGIPCAVPENEAFWVEPRIKLILEAAGRFLGIAGTSGEEPLSCPDTMLAKGPLGVAAYLEDMPPFDRLFWKSSAFRELVRRYDELEGWAGLLNWITLQSELEQVRRRSEKVQIMTMHAAKGLEFKAVFLPALEDGIMPFAGTGVLTGKADRNEGSYDVEEERRLLYVGMTRAEQALFLSSSGKRMLYGRELRLKASRFLAALPQDALKRSMLKAHTKRKEKQLSLM; via the coding sequence ATGAAGCAGTTTCGGGCAGATTTGCATATCCACTCCCGTTTTTCGCGTGCCACCAGCAAGAAGCTATCTCCACGGTATCTGGCTGCGTGGTCCCGCATCAAGGGGCTGGATGTGCTGGGCACAGGCGATTTTACCCATCCCGAATGGCTTAATGAGCTGGAAGAGCAGCTCGTTCAGGACAGCGCAACCGGTCTGTTCCGTCTGAAAGACGACCGCAGGCTGGACCACGAGGTGCCGGAATTTGCGGGCACACCGTTTTCCGGTCGCGCTCTGTTCATGCTGCAGGGCGAGATAAGCTCCATCTACAAACGCGGCGGCAAGGTGCGCAAGGTGCATAACCTTGTGTTCATGCCCACCATAGAAGCGGCCCGCACCTTCAGCAACAAGCTGGCCGAGGTGGGCAATATAACCTCTGACGGCAGGCCCATACTGGGGCTGGACTCGCGCAATTTGCTTGAAATGGTGCTGGAAACGCACCCCCTCGCCTTTCTTGTTCCCGCCCATATCTGGACGCCGTGGTTCTCGCTGTTCGGTTCCAAATCCGGTTTCGATACCATCGAGGAATGCTTCGGCGATCTTTCGTCCGAAATTTTTGCGCTGGAAACGGGCCTTTCTTCCGATCCTGAAATGAACTGGCTGTGGAGCCATCTGGACCGCTTCCGCCTTATCTCCAACTCCGACGCTCATTCCGGTGACAACCTCGGGCGCGAATGCAATCTGTTCAGCGGCGAGATGTCCTATGAAGGCATCTACCGCAGTTTGCGCGGCGAGGCGCTGGGACACAAATTCCTCGGCACACTCGAATTTTTCCCCGAAGAGGGCAAATACCATCTGGATGGTCACCGCAAGTGCGGCGTGGTCATGGAACCCGGCGAAACCCGCTCGCGCGATGGCAAATGCCCTGTGTGTGGCAAGCCCCTGACCGTGGGCGTGCTGAACCGCGTGCTGGAACTGGCAGACCGTCAGGTTCCCAAACAGCCCGCATCGCAGCCCGGATTTGCCTCGCTGGTTCCGCTGCCGGAACTCATCGGCGAAATTTTGGACGTGGGACCCAAGACCAAGAAGGCCATGGGCATGTTTTCCCGCGCCATCCGCCTGCTCGGACCGGAACTGACCATTCTGCGCGATGTGCCTGAAGAGGACATCCGCAAGGTCAACCCCTTGCTGGCAGAAGGCGTGATGCGCATACGCCGCGGCGAGGTGCTGCGTCAGCCCGGCTATGACGGCGAATATGGTGTGGTGCGCGTGTTCTCCCGCAAGGAGCGCGATTCCTTTTTGAAGGGCGCCACGCTGGTGGACCTGCCCGACCGCGACGCCGCCATCGGCAAGGGGGCTGCAAACGGTCTTACTGCAGAAGAGGCAGCCCAGCGGACGCCGGTATTCGCCTCGGCGCTCAAGGAACGGCAGGCGGGGGCGGATGTCTCTCAATCATCTGCCGCATCGGCTGCTGCATCATCTGCTATTGACGATGCGTTGCTGGAATTTTCTTTTGATGTGTCTGAAGAAGAGGCGCAGGAAGCACCGCTGCTGCCGGGCATGCCCGAGCTTGTGGCCCCCAGGGCTCCGTCCATTGTCTACAATGAGGGGCAGAAGCAGGCCATAGCAGCCGGTCCGCAGCCGGTGCTGGTCATGGCCGGTCCCGGAACGGGCAAGACCCGTACGCTGGTGGGCCGCATAATGCGCCTTCTGGATCAGGGCGTGAGCCCGCGTCATATTCTTGCGCTTACCTTTACCCGCCGTGCGGCCCGCGAGATGGAAGAACGGCTGGTGCTGGCCCTCGGTTCCGGTCAGGCCACTCCGCGTGCCGATACGCTGCACGCCCTTGCCTTCGAATACTGGCAGCACTCCTACGACGATGCGCCCACTCTGCTTTCAGAAGAGGGCGCCCGCCGCGTGTTTGCTGAAGCGAATCCCGAAGAGACGGGCCAGCGTATCCGTGACGCATGGGATGCCATCAACCTGTGCCGCGAACGTATGGAAGTGTGCACGCTGGAATACCACGACATGTTCGTGAACTATTCTGCGCTCAAGGATTCATGGAACCTTGCCGATTATACCGACCTGCTGGAGTTCTGGCTGGAGCAGGTGGACGCGGGCGTCTATTCCTGCCCGTTCACGCAGGTGCTGGTGGATGAAATTCAGGATCTTTCTCCGCTGCAGCTGGCGCTTATCCGCAAGCTGGTGCCGGAGGGCGGTCAGGGCTTTTTCGGTATCGGCGATCCGGACCAGTCCATTTACGGGTTCCGTGGTGCGCACGGCGATGTGCTCGGCTTTCTGCAGGAAGCGTGGCCCACGCTCGAAGTTATCCGCCTGACGGAATGCTACCGCAGCGCGCAGGCCGTGCTGGACCTTGCCGCCAGCCTGATGGCGAGAAACGGTGCACCGCAACCGCTTGCCGCCATGCGTGCGCTGCCTTCGGACCTGCGCATGTTTGAAGCGCATTCGCCGGAGGCGGAAGCTTCGTGGATAGGCGAACAGATTCGCGGGCTCATCGGGGCCACCAGCCATTCTCTGAAAGACGCCGAAAGCGGCGAACGCCTGCTTGGTGGCGAGCTTTCACCCGGCGACGTGGCCGTACTTGTCCGCTTCAAGGCGCTGGTCGATCCCATCCAGAGAACCCTGTCGCGGCTCGGCATTCCCTGCGCCGTGCCGGAAAACGAGGCTTTCTGGGTTGAACCGCGTATCAAGTTGATTCTGGAAGCCGCAGGACGTTTTCTCGGCATTGCCGGTACCTCGGGAGAGGAACCTCTTTCCTGCCCCGATACCATGCTTGCCAAGGGGCCGCTGGGCGTGGCTGCCTATCTTGAAGATATGCCGCCCTTTGACCGCCTGTTCTGGAAGTCCTCTGCCTTCCGCGAGCTTGTGCGCCGTTACGACGAGCTGGAAGGCTGGGCCGGTCTGCTGAACTGGATAACCCTGCAGTCGGAACTGGAGCAGGTGCGCAGGCGCAGCGAAAAGGTGCAGATAATGACCATGCACGCTGCCAAGGGGCTTGAATTCAAGGCGGTGTTTCTGCCAGCGCTGGAAGACGGCATTATGCCGTTTGCCGGAACCGGCGTGCTGACAGGCAAGGCAGACCGAAATGAAGGGAGTTATGACGTGGAAGAGGAGCGCAGGCTCCTGTATGTGGGCATGACGCGCGCCGAGCAGGCGCTGTTCCTGAGTTCTTCAGGCAAGCGCATGCTCTATGGCCGCGAACTGCGGCTCAAGGCTTCCCGTTTTCTTGCGGCGTTGCCGCAGGATGCCCTGAAACGCTCGATGCTGAAGGCACACACCAAGCGCAAGGAAAAGCAGTTGTCTCTGATGTGA
- the cbiR gene encoding cobamide remodeling phosphodiesterase CbiR yields MIDSMTMHSRTPEEAQRTIAAPSWVIRDSLAANCCFLEGKVDETGLIFFEKDSCLNYTHADLPDDLADLAMTWHVHLPLDLDWNDARGTAAACLALMEKIAYLGVRRAVLHPPQPGMTFSGTAKEAMQALEIFAANWQHAGFSTRDCMLENVLGADLTDIWPLVCDAGYSVCLDTGHMLSYRQYRLLELCDLEGRVRMVHLNAPGPGGRHLPLTALTPGQQSDVARMLQVADRDAVFMMEIFDWNGIAESLPLLDAMLGSAKEAV; encoded by the coding sequence TTGATTGACAGTATGACCATGCATTCCAGAACACCTGAAGAAGCGCAGCGAACCATAGCGGCCCCTTCGTGGGTCATCCGCGATTCTCTTGCTGCAAACTGCTGTTTTCTTGAAGGAAAAGTGGATGAGACAGGGCTGATCTTTTTTGAGAAGGATTCGTGCCTGAACTATACGCACGCCGACCTGCCGGATGATCTGGCCGACCTTGCCATGACCTGGCACGTGCACCTGCCGCTTGATCTTGATTGGAACGATGCCCGCGGCACAGCGGCGGCCTGCCTTGCCCTGATGGAAAAAATCGCCTATCTGGGCGTACGGCGGGCAGTGTTGCACCCGCCCCAGCCGGGCATGACTTTTTCCGGCACGGCAAAAGAGGCCATGCAGGCGCTGGAAATCTTTGCCGCCAACTGGCAACATGCCGGTTTTTCAACACGTGACTGCATGCTCGAAAACGTGCTTGGTGCAGACCTGACCGATATCTGGCCCCTTGTGTGCGATGCCGGATACAGTGTTTGTCTGGACACGGGGCATATGCTGTCCTACCGTCAATATAGACTCTTAGAACTGTGCGACCTGGAAGGGCGGGTTCGCATGGTGCATCTCAATGCTCCGGGGCCGGGAGGCAGGCATCTGCCGCTGACGGCACTTACGCCCGGCCAGCAGTCGGATGTGGCGCGAATGCTGCAAGTCGCCGACAGGGATGCCGTATTCATGATGGAAATTTTTGACTGGAACGGCATAGCGGAATCATTGCCTCTGCTGGATGCCATGCTCGGCAGTGCAAAGGAGGCAGTATGA
- a CDS encoding bifunctional adenosylcobinamide kinase/adenosylcobinamide-phosphate guanylyltransferase, translating to MIRLILGGDKSGKSAYGLQVFEEGAGPRLLLATGQAQDFAFRRQILDHRTARKPEIQVRETGADMVPALQEAASRYRSILVDSLDFWLFACGSDRAAAKGHAGHVQSLLACLKLMPLETDVTFVSCEAGLGAIPASAEVRRFVRELGALNQAVAAASDEVCLMVAGLPLYLKRS from the coding sequence ATGATCCGTCTGATTCTCGGGGGAGACAAATCAGGCAAGTCCGCATACGGCCTGCAGGTGTTTGAAGAGGGCGCAGGCCCCCGTCTGCTGCTGGCTACAGGGCAGGCACAGGACTTTGCCTTTCGCCGACAGATTCTTGACCATCGCACCGCCCGCAAGCCGGAGATTCAGGTGCGTGAGACAGGCGCAGACATGGTACCTGCACTGCAGGAGGCCGCGTCGCGCTACAGATCCATTCTTGTGGACAGTCTCGATTTCTGGCTCTTTGCCTGCGGCTCTGACAGGGCGGCAGCGAAAGGGCATGCAGGCCATGTGCAATCGTTGCTGGCCTGCCTGAAACTTATGCCGCTTGAAACGGATGTGACATTCGTTTCGTGCGAAGCCGGATTGGGGGCAATTCCGGCCAGTGCCGAAGTTCGACGCTTTGTGCGGGAACTGGGAGCGCTCAATCAGGCGGTGGCCGCTGCGAGCGATGAGGTATGCCTCATGGTCGCAGGGTTGCCGTTGTATCTGAAGAGGTCTTGA
- a CDS encoding DHH family phosphoesterase, producing MSYFRKLEPGLSHMMELFSRDERWLIVVNADPDAMASAMALKRIMIHRVADVGIARVNEVTRPDNLAMIRYLRIPMMKLTPTVIAQYDRFALVDSQPHHHPLFKELHFSLVFDHHPLSEENPVVVDYKDIKTEYGANSTLMTEYLYNLGIRPGNRLATALVYGIKTDTGSFEREFCDVDVRAFRYLSKWSSQILLSRISRSEFRLGWLDYFSRAVSSMHKIKSGFLTYVGEVPNADALVVIADFFMRVHEIRWVAVAGVSEDKLVVIFRGDGVTRDLGRFANMQFGDIGSAGGHKAMARAEIPIEKLAGKDLEMYVFKRLVSPRKRPKVVVPEDEVQKSKDEAQKAKDEVQKSKDEAQKAKDEAQKVKDEAQKVKDEAQKVKDEVQKSKDEVQKAKDEAQKSKDAVKDAPAKPAEAKQPEAEKARAPEPVQESAKDSASKQAAKPAPESKPDSK from the coding sequence ATGTCCTATTTCAGAAAGCTGGAACCGGGTCTTTCCCACATGATGGAGTTGTTCTCGCGAGATGAACGCTGGCTTATTGTGGTGAATGCCGACCCCGATGCCATGGCCTCTGCCATGGCACTCAAGCGCATCATGATACACCGTGTGGCAGATGTGGGCATAGCGCGTGTGAACGAGGTGACAAGGCCGGACAATCTGGCCATGATCCGGTATCTGCGTATTCCCATGATGAAGCTCACCCCCACGGTGATCGCGCAGTATGACCGCTTTGCGCTGGTCGATTCCCAGCCGCATCATCATCCCCTGTTCAAGGAACTGCATTTTTCCCTTGTTTTTGACCATCACCCGCTGTCGGAAGAAAACCCTGTGGTTGTGGATTACAAGGACATCAAGACGGAATACGGCGCAAACTCCACACTCATGACGGAGTATCTCTACAATCTGGGCATTCGTCCCGGTAACAGACTCGCCACGGCGCTGGTGTACGGCATCAAAACCGATACGGGCAGCTTTGAGCGCGAGTTCTGTGATGTGGATGTGCGGGCCTTCCGGTATCTTTCCAAGTGGTCGAGCCAGATCCTGCTGTCGCGTATTTCCCGCAGTGAATTCCGGCTGGGATGGCTGGATTATTTCTCCCGTGCTGTTTCCAGCATGCACAAGATCAAGTCCGGTTTCCTGACCTATGTGGGCGAGGTGCCCAATGCCGACGCGCTGGTGGTGATCGCGGACTTCTTCATGCGTGTGCATGAAATACGCTGGGTTGCCGTGGCGGGTGTGAGCGAGGACAAGCTGGTCGTCATTTTCCGGGGTGATGGTGTGACCCGCGACCTTGGCCGTTTTGCCAACATGCAGTTCGGCGACATAGGGTCTGCGGGCGGTCACAAGGCCATGGCGCGGGCAGAGATTCCCATTGAAAAGCTGGCGGGCAAGGATCTTGAAATGTATGTGTTCAAGCGACTTGTCTCACCGCGCAAGAGGCCCAAGGTTGTGGTGCCGGAGGACGAAGTCCAGAAATCTAAGGACGAGGCCCAGAAGGCCAAGGACGAAGTCCAGAAATCCAAGGATGAGGCCCAGAAGGCTAAGGACGAGGCCCAGAAGGTCAAGGACGAGGCCCAGAAGGTCAAGGACGAAGCCCAGAAGGTCAAGGACGAAGTCCAGAAATCCAAGGACGAAGTCCAGAAGGCTAAGGACGAGGCCCAGAAATCCAAGGACGCCGTGAAGGATGCTCCAGCCAAGCCCGCCGAGGCAAAGCAGCCTGAAGCGGAAAAGGCCCGCGCACCAGAACCGGTTCAGGAATCGGCCAAGGATTCGGCATCGAAGCAGGCAGCAAAGCCGGCACCTGAGTCAAAGCCGGATTCTAAATAG